A region of Modestobacter marinus DNA encodes the following proteins:
- the merA gene encoding mercury(II) reductase → MDQLDLVIIGTGGAAMAAGIHARAQGKNVVLIERGVVGGTCLNVGCVPSKTLLAASGQREHALHNPFPGVPTSAGRADLQSLVGQKDDLIEQMRAAKYLDVADAHGFDIRRGEARFADPQTLLVDGEPLPAAAYIVATGSEPTTPGLPGLGDTDWLTSTTAMELQELPESLIVIGGGYVGMEQAQLFAGLGTRVTLIGCLAPHAEPELAEVLREAFDRVGITVAEQRAVQVATEAGAVSVTTDDRQTVTAQRLLIATGRKARTDGLDLAAAGIEVDERGFIAVDARQQTNNPKVWAAGDVSGAPQYVYVAAETGRAAAVNALGGKREIDYTGLPAVIFTRPQLASAGLTEAEALAAGHTCDCRVLGGEDIPRALTNQDTLGALKIVIDADTGKVLGVHAALDGAGDVMLAATYAIKAGMTVDDIADTWAPYLTMSEALRIAAGLFRTDKPTSCCA, encoded by the coding sequence GTGGACCAACTGGACCTGGTGATCATCGGCACCGGGGGCGCCGCGATGGCGGCGGGCATCCATGCCCGCGCCCAGGGCAAGAACGTCGTCCTCATCGAGCGCGGCGTGGTCGGCGGGACCTGCCTGAACGTCGGCTGCGTGCCGAGCAAGACGCTGCTGGCCGCCAGTGGTCAGCGCGAGCACGCCCTGCATAACCCGTTCCCCGGCGTGCCGACCAGCGCCGGACGAGCCGACCTGCAGTCGCTGGTGGGGCAGAAGGACGACCTGATTGAGCAGATGCGTGCCGCCAAGTACCTCGACGTGGCTGACGCGCACGGGTTCGACATCCGCCGCGGCGAGGCCCGCTTCGCCGACCCGCAGACCCTGCTGGTCGACGGAGAGCCGCTGCCCGCCGCCGCCTACATCGTCGCCACCGGTTCGGAGCCCACCACCCCGGGCCTGCCGGGCCTCGGCGACACGGACTGGCTGACCTCGACCACCGCCATGGAACTGCAGGAGCTGCCGGAGAGCCTGATCGTCATCGGCGGCGGCTACGTCGGCATGGAACAGGCCCAGTTGTTCGCCGGGCTCGGCACCCGCGTCACCCTCATCGGTTGCCTGGCTCCCCACGCCGAACCAGAACTGGCCGAGGTGCTCCGCGAAGCGTTCGACCGGGTGGGCATCACCGTCGCCGAGCAGCGCGCGGTCCAGGTTGCCACGGAGGCGGGCGCAGTCAGCGTGACCACCGACGACAGGCAGACGGTGACTGCCCAGCGGCTTCTGATCGCGACCGGCCGCAAGGCCCGGACCGACGGGCTCGACCTGGCAGCGGCCGGGATCGAAGTCGATGAGCGCGGGTTCATCGCCGTCGATGCACGGCAGCAGACCAACAACCCGAAGGTGTGGGCAGCAGGGGACGTGAGCGGCGCCCCGCAGTACGTCTACGTCGCCGCCGAGACCGGCCGCGCCGCCGCCGTCAACGCCCTCGGCGGCAAGCGCGAGATCGACTACACCGGCCTGCCCGCCGTCATCTTCACCCGCCCGCAACTCGCCAGCGCTGGACTGACCGAAGCCGAGGCATTGGCAGCCGGGCACACCTGCGACTGCCGGGTGCTCGGAGGCGAGGACATCCCCAGGGCACTCACCAACCAGGACACCCTCGGGGCGCTGAAGATCGTCATCGATGCAGACACCGGGAAGGTCCTCGGCGTGCACGCCGCCCTCGACGGCGCCGGAGACGTGATGCTCGCTGCCACCTACGCGATCAAGGCCGGGATGACCGTGGACGACATCGCCGACACCTGGGCGCCCTACCTGACGATGAGCGAAGCCCTGCGCATCGCCGCCGGACTCTTCCGCACCGACAAGCCAACCAGTTGCTGTGCGTGA
- the der gene encoding ribosome biogenesis GTPase Der, with protein sequence MSTDTDTDVPGGDGPTGPLPVVAIVGRPNVGKSTLVNRFLGRRAAVVQDVPGVTRDRIPYQALWNGKNFTVVDTGGWEPKATGMAASIARQAEHAMKTADVIVLVVDASVGVTETDLAAARVLRRSTTPVILVANKVDDERGESNAAELWSLGLGEPFSVSALHGRGSGDLLDLVLDAMPEAPREQDDLGGPRRVALVGRPNVGKSSLINRLSKEERSVVDSVAGTTVDPVDSLVTLGGEQWRFVDTAGLRRKVNTASGTEYYASLRTEAAIEAAEVAVVLLAADEVISEQDQRVITQVIEAGRALVIAFNKWDTLDEDRHAQLEREIDRDLARITWASRVNISAVTGRGVNKLADHLKTALAGWETRVPTAELNTFVRALVQETPPPARGGRAPKIKYVTQADVRPPRFVVFSTGFLEAGYRRFLERKLREQFGFHGTPIDVSVKVRETKARERKG encoded by the coding sequence ATGAGCACCGACACCGACACCGACGTCCCCGGCGGGGACGGGCCCACCGGGCCGCTCCCGGTGGTGGCCATCGTGGGGCGCCCGAACGTCGGCAAGTCGACGCTGGTGAACCGGTTCCTGGGCCGGCGCGCCGCCGTCGTCCAGGACGTCCCGGGCGTCACCCGGGACCGCATCCCGTACCAGGCGCTGTGGAACGGGAAGAACTTCACCGTCGTCGACACCGGCGGCTGGGAGCCGAAGGCGACCGGCATGGCCGCCTCCATCGCCCGGCAGGCCGAGCACGCCATGAAGACCGCCGACGTCATCGTGCTCGTCGTCGACGCCTCGGTCGGGGTGACCGAGACCGACCTGGCCGCCGCCCGGGTGCTGCGGCGCAGCACCACCCCGGTGATCCTGGTGGCCAACAAGGTGGACGACGAGCGGGGCGAGTCGAACGCCGCCGAGCTCTGGTCGCTGGGCTTGGGCGAGCCGTTCTCGGTCAGCGCGCTGCACGGCCGGGGGAGCGGTGACCTGCTCGACCTCGTGCTTGACGCCATGCCCGAGGCGCCCCGGGAGCAGGACGACCTGGGCGGCCCCCGCCGGGTGGCCCTCGTCGGCCGGCCGAACGTCGGCAAGTCCAGCCTGATCAACCGGCTGTCCAAGGAGGAGCGCTCCGTCGTCGACTCGGTGGCCGGCACCACCGTCGACCCGGTCGACTCGCTGGTGACCCTGGGCGGTGAGCAGTGGCGGTTCGTCGACACCGCCGGGCTGCGCCGCAAGGTCAACACCGCCAGCGGCACCGAGTACTACGCCAGCCTGCGCACCGAGGCCGCGATCGAGGCCGCCGAGGTCGCCGTGGTGCTGCTGGCCGCCGACGAGGTGATCAGCGAGCAGGACCAGCGGGTGATCACCCAGGTGATCGAGGCCGGCCGGGCGCTGGTCATCGCCTTCAACAAGTGGGACACCCTCGACGAGGACCGGCACGCCCAGCTCGAGCGGGAGATCGACCGCGACCTGGCCCGGATCACGTGGGCCAGCCGGGTGAACATCTCCGCGGTCACCGGGCGGGGGGTCAACAAGCTGGCCGACCACCTGAAGACGGCGCTGGCCGGCTGGGAGACCCGGGTGCCCACCGCCGAGCTCAACACGTTCGTCCGGGCGCTGGTGCAGGAGACCCCGCCGCCGGCCCGCGGCGGTCGCGCCCCGAAGATCAAGTACGTCACCCAGGCCGACGTCCGGCCGCCCCGGTTCGTGGTCTTCTCCACCGGCTTCCTCGAGGCGGGCTACCGGCGGTTCCTGGAGCGCAAGCTGCGCGAGCAGTTCGGCTTCCACGGGACGCCGATCGACGTCTCGGTCAAGGTGCGCGAGACGAAGGCGCGCGAGCGCAAGGGCTGA
- a CDS encoding heavy metal-responsive transcriptional regulator, translated as MRIGELAAKAGLTAKAIRFYEHAGVLPEPERQPSGYRDYDDSALARLRFVKAAQAAGLTLAEIRQVIAVRDLSGPPCRHVTDLLDTHAADLDRRIAELSALREEVRRLRDRANGLDPDHCDDMAVCHVIPAELPAAGLEPG; from the coding sequence GTGCGCATCGGTGAACTGGCGGCGAAGGCGGGTCTCACGGCCAAGGCCATCCGCTTCTACGAGCACGCAGGGGTGCTGCCCGAGCCTGAGCGGCAGCCTTCTGGTTACCGGGACTACGACGACAGCGCGCTGGCTCGGCTGCGGTTCGTGAAGGCAGCCCAAGCCGCCGGGCTCACCCTCGCCGAGATCCGCCAGGTCATCGCCGTCCGCGACCTCAGCGGCCCGCCCTGCCGCCACGTCACCGACCTGCTCGACACGCACGCCGCCGACCTCGACCGACGCATCGCCGAACTGAGCGCCCTGCGCGAGGAAGTCCGGCGGCTCCGCGACCGCGCCAACGGCCTGGACCCCGACCACTGCGATGACATGGCCGTCTGTCACGTCATCCCCGCCGAACTGCCTGCTGCCGGCCTCGAGCCCGGTTAG
- a CDS encoding LacI family DNA-binding transcriptional regulator, which yields MTQHANRPTLAVIAAAAGVSLPTVSKVLNGKQDVAAATRAHVQQVLEQYAYVPLTPRGPTRPLVDVVFTALDSPWGMEILRGVTEADLEVVVTTLSRSSSGDWVRELITGGRQGAIVVTSRLTAADQRRLGGSQLPVVVIDPVDMPGQEVPSVGATNWSGGLAATEHLIELGHRRIAVIGGQEDYLCSRARIDGYRAALDRAGIPFDPALVRHGTFSHEGGHQQARAVLELADRPTAVFAGSDEQAFGVLEAARQARLSVPGDVSVVGFDDLPMARWSSPPLTTVRQPLADMGRMAGRMLHDLITGTRLDTQRVELATQLVVRASTARPS from the coding sequence GTGACACAGCACGCGAACCGACCCACGCTGGCGGTGATCGCCGCCGCGGCGGGGGTCTCGTTGCCGACGGTCTCCAAGGTGCTCAACGGCAAGCAGGACGTCGCAGCCGCGACCCGCGCGCACGTCCAGCAGGTCCTCGAGCAGTACGCCTACGTCCCCCTGACGCCCCGGGGCCCGACCCGTCCGCTCGTCGACGTCGTCTTCACCGCGCTGGACAGCCCGTGGGGGATGGAGATCCTGCGCGGGGTGACCGAGGCCGACCTCGAGGTCGTGGTCACGACGCTGTCCCGCTCGTCCTCCGGGGACTGGGTCCGTGAGCTGATCACCGGCGGCCGTCAGGGCGCCATCGTGGTGACCTCGCGCCTGACGGCGGCCGACCAGCGGCGACTGGGCGGCTCCCAGCTGCCGGTCGTCGTCATCGACCCGGTCGACATGCCCGGCCAGGAGGTGCCCAGCGTCGGTGCGACCAACTGGTCCGGCGGCCTCGCCGCGACCGAGCACCTCATCGAGCTCGGGCACCGGCGGATCGCCGTGATCGGCGGTCAGGAGGACTACCTCTGCAGCCGGGCCCGCATCGACGGCTACCGGGCGGCCCTCGACCGGGCCGGCATCCCCTTCGACCCGGCGCTGGTGCGGCATGGCACCTTCTCCCACGAGGGCGGCCACCAGCAGGCGCGAGCGGTGCTGGAGCTGGCCGACCGCCCCACCGCCGTCTTCGCCGGCAGTGACGAGCAGGCCTTCGGGGTGCTGGAGGCCGCCCGCCAGGCCCGCCTGTCCGTGCCGGGCGACGTGAGCGTGGTCGGCTTCGACGACCTGCCGATGGCCCGCTGGTCCTCGCCGCCGCTGACCACCGTCCGGCAGCCCCTGGCCGACATGGGGCGGATGGCCGGCCGCATGCTCCACGACCTGATCACCGGTACCCGCCTGGACACCCAGCGGGTCGAGCTGGCCACGCAGCTGGTGGTCCGCGCCTCCACCGCCCGTCCCTCCTGA
- the cmk gene encoding (d)CMP kinase, which translates to MGGVDEQGSAAVGGFRGQVTLDGPSGTGKSSVARDVAARLGAAYLDTGAMYRAATVAVLDAGVDLTDTDAVTRAVASADIQVGTAADAELVRVDGVDVAARIRGAEVTRTVSPVSAVPAVRRMLVDRQRALVAEADAVVVEGRDIGTVVLPAATLKVYLTAAPEARAQRRADQLGVTDPTKIAEIAADLRRRDEYDSSRADSPLRPAVDAVVVDSTGLDRDAVVERVLDLARTAVGAA; encoded by the coding sequence GTGGGTGGAGTGGACGAGCAGGGGAGTGCAGCGGTGGGCGGGTTCCGCGGGCAGGTGACCCTGGACGGGCCCTCGGGCACCGGGAAGTCCAGCGTCGCCCGGGACGTCGCCGCCCGGCTGGGCGCGGCCTACCTCGACACCGGCGCCATGTACCGGGCGGCGACCGTCGCGGTGCTGGACGCCGGGGTCGACCTGACCGACACCGACGCGGTGACCCGCGCCGTCGCCTCCGCCGACATCCAGGTGGGGACGGCGGCCGATGCCGAGCTGGTGCGGGTCGACGGGGTCGACGTGGCCGCCCGCATCCGGGGCGCCGAGGTGACCCGCACGGTGTCGCCGGTCTCCGCCGTCCCGGCCGTGCGCCGGATGCTGGTGGACCGGCAGCGTGCGCTGGTCGCCGAGGCCGACGCGGTCGTCGTCGAGGGCCGCGACATCGGCACCGTCGTGCTGCCCGCCGCCACCCTGAAGGTGTACCTGACCGCGGCACCCGAGGCCCGCGCCCAGCGCCGGGCCGATCAGCTGGGGGTCACCGACCCGACCAAGATCGCCGAGATCGCCGCGGACCTGCGGCGTCGCGACGAGTACGACAGCAGCCGGGCCGACAGCCCGCTGCGCCCCGCCGTCGACGCCGTGGTCGTCGACAGCACCGGGCTGGACCGCGATGCCGTGGTCGAGCGTGTGCTCGACCTGGCGCGCACTGCAGTGGGAGCAGCATGA
- a CDS encoding ABC transporter ATP-binding protein, which produces MATVTFDSATRIYPGGQRPAVDALDLAVEDGEFLVLVGPSGCGKSTSLRMLAGLEEIDAGRILIGDRDVTDVPPKDRDIAMVFQNYALYPHMTVGENMGFALKIAGMGKEERRTRVEEAAKLLDLEPYLDRKPKALSGGQRQRVAMGRAIVRQPQVFLMDEPLSNLDAKLRVQTRTQIASLQRRLGITTVYVTHDQVEAMTMGDRVAVLKDGLLMQAGSPRELYDHPANSFVAGFIGSPAMNLFEVPVVDGGVRFGSAVQPVARDLLGSESRVVLGVRPEDLDLSAEGLPVEIDVVEELGADAYLYGRARFENEEQQVIARVDGRRPPRAGDVVHVTARPDHVHLFSAGSGARLG; this is translated from the coding sequence ATGGCCACCGTCACCTTCGACTCCGCGACCCGGATCTACCCAGGGGGTCAGCGACCTGCGGTCGACGCACTGGACCTGGCGGTCGAGGACGGGGAGTTCCTCGTGCTCGTCGGGCCGTCGGGCTGCGGGAAGTCGACCTCGCTGCGGATGCTCGCCGGCCTGGAGGAGATCGACGCGGGGCGCATCCTCATCGGGGACCGCGACGTCACCGACGTGCCGCCGAAGGACCGGGACATCGCGATGGTGTTCCAGAACTACGCGCTCTACCCGCACATGACCGTGGGCGAGAACATGGGCTTCGCGCTGAAGATCGCCGGGATGGGCAAGGAGGAGCGCCGCACCCGGGTGGAGGAGGCGGCCAAGCTGCTGGACCTGGAGCCCTACCTGGACCGCAAGCCCAAGGCGCTGTCGGGTGGTCAGCGGCAGCGGGTGGCGATGGGCCGGGCGATCGTGCGCCAGCCGCAGGTGTTCCTGATGGACGAGCCGCTGTCCAACCTCGACGCCAAGCTGCGGGTGCAGACCCGCACGCAGATCGCCTCGCTGCAGCGCCGGCTGGGCATCACCACCGTCTACGTCACCCACGACCAGGTCGAGGCGATGACGATGGGCGACCGGGTGGCGGTGCTCAAGGACGGTCTCCTCATGCAGGCCGGCAGCCCCCGGGAGCTCTACGACCACCCGGCGAACTCCTTCGTGGCCGGCTTCATCGGCTCGCCGGCGATGAACCTGTTCGAGGTGCCGGTCGTCGACGGCGGTGTCCGGTTCGGCTCGGCGGTGCAGCCGGTGGCGCGCGACCTGCTCGGCTCGGAGTCCCGGGTCGTGCTCGGCGTGCGGCCCGAGGACCTGGACCTCTCCGCCGAGGGCCTCCCGGTGGAGATCGACGTGGTCGAGGAGCTGGGAGCGGACGCGTACCTGTACGGCCGGGCCCGGTTCGAGAACGAGGAGCAGCAGGTCATCGCCCGGGTCGACGGCCGTCGTCCCCCGCGCGCCGGGGACGTCGTCCACGTGACGGCCCGGCCGGACCACGTGCACCTGTTCTCCGCCGGCTCCGGGGCCCGACTGGGCTGA
- the aroH gene encoding chorismate mutase: MAVRAIRGATQVAADDRDEVLGATRELVSTVLARNELDPADLISILFTATPDLVSEFPALAARELGLGDVPLMCATEIAVPHALPRVLRLMAHVETELDRADVQHVYLRGAVALRRDIAQ; encoded by the coding sequence GTGGCCGTCCGAGCCATCCGCGGTGCGACCCAGGTGGCCGCCGACGACCGGGACGAGGTCCTGGGGGCCACCCGGGAGCTGGTGAGCACCGTCCTGGCGCGCAACGAGCTGGACCCCGCTGACCTGATCAGCATCCTGTTCACCGCCACCCCCGACCTCGTGTCGGAGTTCCCGGCGCTGGCCGCGCGCGAGCTCGGGCTCGGCGACGTGCCGCTGATGTGCGCCACCGAGATCGCGGTGCCGCACGCCCTGCCGCGGGTGCTGCGGTTGATGGCGCACGTCGAGACCGAGCTGGACCGGGCCGACGTCCAGCACGTCTACCTGCGCGGTGCGGTCGCCCTCCGCCGGGACATCGCACAGTGA
- the xylA gene encoding xylose isomerase has product MPDLTPTREDKFTFGLWTVGWPAADPFGTATREPVDVVESVHRLAEMGAYGVTFHDDDVIPFGSDTAARDAHIKRFRAAIDETGLVVPMVTTNLFTHPVFKEGGLTANDREVRRYAMRKVMRNMDLAAELGAQTYVLWGGREGAEVDMAKDLIASLDRYAEAIDTLAAYSEARGYGLRFALEPKPNEPRGDIFLPTIGHALGFIAKLEHSHLVGLNPETGHEQMANLNFTHGIAEALWAGKLFHIDLNGQHGPKFDQDLVFGHGDLLQAFSTVDLLENGGADGAPAYDGPRHFDYKPLRTEDMDGVWRSAAANMRTYLLLKERAAAFRADPEVQEALAAARVPELRRSTLGENETIEDLLADRSAFEDFDADAVAKRGAGVVRVDQLMIEHLLGAR; this is encoded by the coding sequence ATGCCCGACCTGACGCCCACCCGCGAGGACAAGTTCACCTTCGGTCTCTGGACGGTCGGCTGGCCGGCCGCCGACCCGTTCGGCACGGCCACCCGCGAGCCGGTCGACGTGGTCGAGTCGGTCCACCGGCTCGCGGAGATGGGCGCCTACGGCGTCACCTTCCACGACGACGACGTGATCCCCTTCGGCAGCGACACCGCCGCCCGGGACGCGCACATCAAGCGCTTCCGCGCCGCCATCGACGAGACCGGCCTGGTCGTCCCGATGGTGACCACCAACCTGTTCACCCACCCGGTGTTCAAGGAGGGTGGCCTGACCGCCAACGACCGCGAGGTGCGCCGCTACGCGATGCGCAAGGTCATGCGGAACATGGACCTGGCCGCCGAGCTGGGCGCGCAGACCTACGTGCTCTGGGGCGGTCGTGAGGGCGCCGAGGTCGACATGGCCAAGGACCTCATCGCCTCCCTCGACCGCTACGCCGAGGCGATCGACACCCTGGCCGCCTACTCCGAGGCCCGCGGCTACGGCCTGCGCTTCGCCCTGGAGCCCAAGCCCAACGAGCCCCGCGGCGACATCTTCCTGCCCACCATCGGGCACGCGCTGGGCTTCATCGCCAAGCTCGAGCACTCCCACCTGGTGGGCCTCAACCCGGAGACCGGGCACGAGCAGATGGCCAACCTGAACTTCACCCACGGCATCGCCGAGGCGCTGTGGGCCGGCAAGCTGTTCCACATCGACCTGAACGGCCAGCACGGCCCGAAGTTCGACCAGGACCTGGTCTTCGGCCACGGCGACCTGCTGCAGGCCTTCTCCACCGTCGACCTGCTGGAGAACGGCGGCGCCGACGGCGCTCCGGCCTACGACGGCCCGCGGCACTTCGACTACAAGCCGCTGCGCACCGAGGACATGGACGGCGTGTGGCGCTCGGCCGCGGCGAACATGCGCACCTACCTGCTGCTCAAGGAGCGCGCCGCGGCGTTCCGCGCCGACCCGGAGGTGCAGGAGGCGCTGGCCGCCGCCCGCGTGCCCGAGCTGCGCCGGTCCACCCTCGGCGAGAACGAGACGATCGAGGACCTGCTCGCCGACCGGTCGGCGTTCGAGGACTTCGACGCCGACGCCGTGGCCAAGCGCGGTGCCGGGGTCGTCCGGGTCGACCAGCTGATGATCGAGCACCTGCTCGGCGCCCGCTGA
- a CDS encoding alpha-N-arabinofuranosidase, producing MLTARLTLDPARPVGPVSRRLFGAFVEHMGRGVYGGIHSPEHPTADENGFRRDVLDLVRELGVSTVRYPGGNFVSGFRWEDSVGPRSQRPVRLNLAWHSTETNEVGLHEFASWLEEVGAELMLAVNLGTRGTLEALDLLEYTNVPAGTELAEQRIRNGRTEPFDVRMWCLGNEMDGPWQLGQLSAEDYGKLASRTAKAMRQVDPDLELVACGSSGAGMPTFGEWERVVLTHAYDDVDFISCHAYYEEKDGDLDSFLASATDTDHFIETVVATADHVQSVRRSPKRMSISFDEWNVWYASRVQSGLPKRIDDWPVAPAISEEAYTVADAVVVGNVLMSLIRHADRVTSASMAQLVNVIAPIAAEPQGPAWRKTTFFPFATTSRLARGVALQVAVDGPSHVTAEHGEVPLVDAAATADADAGTAALFLVNRSQTEEAEVSVDVSALGVGTVEEALTLSDPDPHAANTSEDPARVGLRPNPRATVVDGTLRVTLPPVSWTAVSLR from the coding sequence ATGCTCACCGCACGACTCACGCTGGACCCGGCGCGACCGGTGGGCCCGGTGTCCCGGCGGCTCTTCGGCGCGTTCGTCGAGCACATGGGCCGCGGGGTGTACGGCGGCATCCACTCACCGGAGCACCCGACGGCGGACGAGAACGGCTTCCGCCGGGACGTGCTCGACCTGGTCCGGGAGCTGGGGGTGAGCACGGTCCGGTACCCCGGGGGCAACTTCGTCTCCGGCTTCCGGTGGGAGGACAGCGTCGGACCGCGCAGCCAGCGCCCGGTGCGGCTCAACCTCGCCTGGCACAGCACCGAGACCAACGAGGTCGGCCTGCACGAGTTCGCCTCGTGGCTGGAGGAGGTCGGCGCCGAGCTCATGCTCGCCGTGAACCTCGGCACCCGCGGCACCCTCGAGGCGCTCGACCTGCTGGAGTACACCAACGTGCCCGCCGGCACGGAGCTCGCCGAGCAGCGGATCCGCAACGGGCGCACCGAGCCGTTCGACGTGCGGATGTGGTGCCTGGGCAACGAGATGGACGGCCCCTGGCAGCTCGGCCAGCTCTCCGCCGAGGACTACGGCAAGCTCGCCTCCCGGACCGCCAAGGCCATGCGCCAGGTCGACCCGGACCTGGAGCTCGTCGCCTGCGGCTCGTCGGGCGCGGGGATGCCCACCTTCGGGGAGTGGGAGCGGGTCGTGCTCACCCACGCCTACGACGACGTGGACTTCATCTCCTGCCACGCCTACTACGAGGAGAAGGACGGCGACCTGGACTCGTTCCTGGCGTCGGCGACCGACACCGACCACTTCATCGAGACGGTCGTGGCCACCGCCGACCACGTGCAGTCGGTGCGCCGCAGCCCGAAGCGGATGTCCATCTCCTTCGACGAGTGGAACGTCTGGTACGCCTCGCGGGTGCAGTCGGGCCTGCCGAAGCGCATCGACGACTGGCCGGTCGCGCCGGCCATCAGCGAGGAGGCCTACACCGTGGCCGACGCCGTCGTCGTCGGCAACGTCCTGATGTCGCTGATCCGCCACGCGGACCGGGTGACCAGCGCCTCGATGGCCCAGCTGGTCAACGTGATCGCCCCCATCGCCGCCGAGCCGCAGGGGCCGGCGTGGCGCAAGACGACGTTCTTCCCCTTCGCGACCACCTCCCGGCTGGCGCGGGGCGTCGCCCTCCAGGTGGCCGTCGACGGCCCGAGTCACGTCACCGCCGAGCACGGTGAGGTGCCGCTGGTCGACGCCGCGGCCACCGCCGACGCCGACGCGGGCACCGCGGCGCTGTTCCTGGTGAACCGGTCGCAGACCGAGGAGGCAGAGGTGTCCGTGGACGTGTCGGCGCTCGGCGTGGGCACCGTCGAGGAGGCGCTGACGCTCTCGGACCCGGACCCGCACGCCGCGAACACCAGCGAGGACCCGGCGCGGGTCGGGTTGCGGCCGAACCCGCGGGCGACGGTGGTGGACGGCACGCTGCGCGTGACCCTGCCGCCGGTCTCGTGGACGGCGGTCTCCCTCCGCTGA
- the xylB gene encoding xylulokinase produces the protein MTLVAGVDSSTQSCKVVVRDAETGRLVREGRASHPEGTEVDPAAWEAALREAIDSAGGLGDVAAVAVGGQQHGMVCLDEAGQVVRPALLWNDTRSAGAATDLIAELGDGDDGAGRRAWADAVGLVPVASFTVTKLRWLAQHEPENAARTAAVALPHDWLTWRLAGSPGLDALVTDRGDASGTGYWSPFTGEYRTDLLERALGHAPVLPRVLGPAERAGQVAAGALAADGGALLGPGSGDNAAAALGINAEPGDVVLSIGTSGVVSTVSTTPSADPTGTVAGFADATGNFLPLVVTLNAARVLDATARLLGVGHDELSRLALTAPAGSGGLVLVPYLEGERTPDQPHATGALHGLTLTTADPAHLARAAVEGLLCGLADGLEAIAALGNPVRRVLLVGGGARSEAVRRLAPAVLGVPVLVPPPGEYVADGAARQAAWVLAGGDTPPAWPTTSTETYEADPVPHVRERYAEVRDMTAARV, from the coding sequence ATGACGCTGGTGGCGGGGGTCGACTCGTCGACCCAGTCGTGCAAGGTCGTCGTCCGGGACGCCGAGACCGGCCGTCTGGTCCGTGAGGGCCGGGCGAGCCACCCGGAGGGCACCGAGGTCGACCCCGCCGCCTGGGAGGCGGCGCTGCGGGAGGCGATCGACTCGGCCGGTGGGCTGGGCGACGTCGCCGCGGTCGCCGTCGGCGGGCAGCAGCACGGCATGGTCTGCCTCGACGAGGCGGGCCAGGTCGTGCGCCCGGCCCTGCTCTGGAACGACACCCGGTCGGCCGGCGCCGCCACCGACCTCATCGCCGAGCTCGGCGACGGGGACGACGGCGCCGGCCGCCGGGCCTGGGCCGACGCGGTCGGCCTGGTGCCGGTGGCCTCGTTCACCGTCACCAAGCTGCGCTGGCTCGCCCAGCACGAGCCGGAGAACGCCGCGCGGACGGCGGCGGTGGCGCTGCCGCACGACTGGCTGACCTGGCGGCTGGCCGGTTCGCCGGGCCTGGACGCGCTGGTCACCGACCGGGGCGATGCCAGCGGCACCGGCTACTGGTCGCCGTTCACCGGCGAGTACCGCACCGACCTGCTCGAGCGGGCCCTCGGGCACGCGCCGGTGCTGCCCCGCGTGCTGGGCCCGGCCGAGCGCGCCGGGCAGGTGGCCGCCGGTGCGCTGGCCGCCGACGGCGGTGCGCTGCTCGGCCCCGGCAGCGGTGACAACGCCGCGGCGGCGCTGGGCATCAACGCCGAGCCGGGGGACGTCGTCCTCTCCATCGGCACCTCCGGGGTCGTCTCGACCGTCTCCACCACCCCGTCGGCCGACCCGACCGGCACCGTCGCCGGGTTCGCCGACGCCACCGGCAACTTCCTGCCCCTGGTCGTCACGCTCAACGCCGCCCGGGTGCTGGACGCGACGGCCCGTCTCCTCGGGGTGGGCCACGACGAGCTGTCCCGGCTGGCGCTGACCGCGCCGGCCGGCTCCGGCGGCCTGGTCCTGGTGCCCTACCTGGAGGGGGAGCGGACGCCGGACCAGCCGCACGCCACCGGCGCGCTGCACGGGCTGACCCTGACCACCGCCGACCCCGCGCACCTGGCGCGCGCGGCGGTGGAGGGGCTGCTGTGCGGTCTGGCCGACGGGTTGGAGGCGATCGCCGCCCTGGGCAACCCGGTGCGCCGGGTGCTCCTGGTCGGCGGCGGTGCCCGCTCCGAGGCGGTGCGCCGGCTGGCTCCCGCGGTGCTCGGCGTGCCGGTGCTGGTGCCGCCGCCGGGGGAGTACGTCGCCGACGGCGCCGCCCGTCAGGCCGCGTGGGTGCTGGCCGGCGGGGACACCCCGCCGGCCTGGCCCACCACGAGCACCGAGACCTACGAGGCCGACCCGGTCCCGCACGTGCGGGAGCGCTACGCCGAGGTCCGGGACATGACCGCCGCGCGGGTGTGA